The following proteins come from a genomic window of Miscanthus floridulus cultivar M001 chromosome 2, ASM1932011v1, whole genome shotgun sequence:
- the LOC136523375 gene encoding secretory carrier-associated membrane protein 4-like has product MAGRSRYDNPFEEGGADEVNPFADQAKRGGSTAQSSYSGGAFYTTQSQRPSAPPSTRLSPLPPEPADFYNDFATPVDIPMDTNKDMKTREKELLAKEAELNRREKEIRRREDAAARAGIVLEEKNWPPFFPIIHNDIGNEIPVHLQRTLYVAFASLLGLVLCLFWNIICVTAAWAKGSGPKIWFLAIIYFILGCPGAYYLWYRTLYRAMRNESALKFGWFFLFYLVHIAFCVYAAVSPSILFVGKSLTGIFPAISLIGDSVIVGIFYFIGFALFCLESLLSMWVIQRVYLYFRGSGKEAEIRREAARSAARAAF; this is encoded by the exons GACCAAGCTAAAAGAGGAGGATCAACTGCTCAGTCCAGCTATTCCGGTGGCGCGTTCTACACGACG CAATCACAACGCCCTTCTGCTCCTCCTAGCACACGCCTTTCGCCTCTTCCTCCTGAACCTGCTGACTTCTACAATGACTTTGCTACCCCAGTGGATATCCCCATGGACACAAACAAG GACATGAAGACAAGGGAGAAGGAGCTCCTGGCCAAGGAGGCCGAGTTGAACAGGCGTGAGAAG GAAATAAGAAGGCGAGAAGATGCTGCAGCACGAG CTGGCATTGTATTGGAAGAGAAGAATTGGCCACCATTTTTCCCCATCATTCATAATGATATTGGCAATGAGATACCTGTTCATCTGCAAAGAACACTGTATGTCGCATTTGCGTCACTCTTAG GGTTGGTCTTATGCCTGTTTTGGAACATAATCTGTGTTACCGCTGCCTGGGCAAAAGGGTCAG GTCCTAAGATATGGTTTCTTGCAATCATATACTTCATTCTTGGATGCCCTGGTGCCTACTACCTTTGGTACCGGACACTGTACCGTGCCATGAG GAATGAGAGTGCTCTTAAATTTGGATGGTTTTTCCTCTTCTACTTG GTTCATATCGCCTTCTGTGTGTATGCAGCTGTTTCTCCTTCAATTCTCTTTGTGGGAAAATCATTAAC CGGGATTTTTCCAGCAATCAGCTTGATTGGTGACAGCGTCATTGTTGGG ATCTTCTACTTCATTGGCTTTGCATTGTTCTGCCTGGAGTCTTTGTTAAGCATGTGGGTCATTCAG CGTGTTTACCTGTACTTCCGAGGAAGCGGGAAAGAAGCAGAGATAAGGCGGGAAGCAGCACGCAGTGCAGCGAGGGCAGCATTTTGA